GCATGAGAATTTAGATTTATAGTGATGATGTGCCTAACATGGATTGTTCTAAGTGACAGAATGAAACAGAATCACACGTATTTGTGTTTTTTGTAGTAGTTTTCTGTAGCAGCAAAATGTCCAAGTGTTTAAGTTATACTAAGCTGCATAATCTGACTAAGAGTGGACTAAACGTACCTTTTTTTGAAACCAATATGCAAATGTGTCAGACtgtatggaattgagttggtcttCACTAGTAATTGCCCTCCCAGCAGAAGATTTTAACTCGTCCATATGCATTCTAAGACAAAagtaaaattaaaaaatgaagttCTAATTGACATGCCATTTTTAATGAACATGAATGTCATACTTACGTTATATATGGGTCAATTTCGGGTGTGTTAAAAAGCACATATCTGTGAGCTATCTTTAACTTGTCACTATCCATACGCACTTGGACACCTTTAGAAAGAGGACGTGCTGCCGGTGTGGAATCACTTTGAATGTTTTCGTTACGCCTTATGAATATCAAGATACCTAACACACTCCATCCCAAGATAACACTCGGATATACTCGCTTCAGGTTGTGCATAATTCTTTACATATTCTTTGAATGTCTTCATATACCTAGGAAAGTCGCATATGCAATAATTACCAGTTAATTAAATATTAGTATCTCTAAGCTACAAAGAGCATAACTTTCTACACGAAACCAAAAAACAGAAGTAATATAAATTAAATTGGCATacctttcaaatggatacatccaacGATATTGAACAGGTCCACATAATCGCACTTCTCGAGCTAGGTGAATTGTCAAGTGCACCATGACATCAAAAAATGACGGAGGGAAGTACCTCTCCAACATACACAAAGTCTCAGCAACTTCTACTTCAAGTTCTATTAATCTCTAGAGATCAACTTCCCTTTGGCATATTTCATGAAAATAAGAACATAACCTGAAAATCGCCTCCCTTGGCCATATAGGTAAAAGTCCTTGCAAAGCAGCGGGTAATATTTGTTGCATAAGAACATGATAATCATGAGCCTTAAGAACACCTAAGCAACCATCTTTAGATAAATGCTTTCTAAGATCAGAACTATACCCATATGGAACCTTCAAATTTCTCATCCTATTATAAAATATATCCTTTTCCTTGTCGTTTAAGCAGTATGGTGCTGGTGGAAGGATCGTTTTGCCATTTATCTCTTCTGGATGCAATTCTGGTCTTATTCCCATACTCTTCAGATCATTGCGTGAGTTTAGACCGTCTTTTGTTTTGAACTTTATATTCAGTATACTACCAATGATACTCtcgcaatttttttttctgtatGCATAACATCGATATTGTGTCGTAGTAATAAATCCTAGGAAGATGGAAAAAACCTAACATTAGTAACTCTATAAACTtagaaatgtttttttttccctAAGCATAACCATACAGATTTTTTATCAACTTACTTAAACGATAACCCTTAATCTATGAATTAAAACAAACAATGAAGAACGGAAAAACAACTTCTTACAAAATTAGACCTTAGAAACATACATTTCAAAATCTACAAGTTAAGacatgaagaaaacaaaaatgtaaCATCCACTAAACTGATACTATTTCAAACCCATGTAGTACAACATCAAACACCATTATGAAAAACCAAAGATGCGATTTCTAACGTCTAGAGATGTCAACCAATAAAGAGCCAATTAACTGCAGTCTACATCTCAATATGTACAGGACACCTCTTACACAAGCCTAATAAGCACTTTTATTACATATCATGTACTGTAGCTGCATTACATTTTAAGCCTAATAAGCACTTTTCTCAATATGTGAAAGTTCTAATGACATATCAACCTGTTTGAGCACCAATAACAAGTAAATACGCTACCAACaaagtttcaattttttttgagttGTAGTAAGGCTGCAGCTCTGACTTGTTAAGCAAACTAAATGATTTCAGGTGAACACTTGTGAACTTACAAAAGTTGAGACATAAACAAGTAAATTTGAAGTTAAGCAAACTATTACCAagtaaatttgaatttacagAACTGACCTTCCAGTAAGCTAAGTCGAAGAATATTGATCGTTTGTTAAACACCCGAAGCTCAGTTTCATCATCAGGTGTACCAGAACTAGCCGCATCAGTAACAACAGCCCTTTTCCGCTTCCCACACTTAGAATTACCCACATTAGCACCTGTTGCCACACTACTCTGCCCCTTactctttttattcttcttcttttcctctttcttttttcttatctCCTCCCCGTTCTTCTCCGCTTTCCCAAAGTCATTAACAATACTACTCTGACATTCAAGTGCGGCAGCACCAGACATAACAAGTGGCTTTTCCTTTTTCTCAACCTCCCCATTAACCCAGACTTTTTTCTGCCGAAGAGGATGATTATGACGAAGAAATCTCCTATGATTCAAGTAAACAGTTTTACGACTAACTGACAACCAGTTTGAAAGTGTATTTTCACCGCAAAGAGGGGAAGCTGCCTTCCCTTTATATGTACATCCAGatagattaccatatgcaggtaAATCGTTTATTGTCCACATTAATAATGATTTCAAGTTAAATTCTGTTTTAGTAAACGAATCATATACCTGCACGTCATTCTCCCACAACTCAATCAGATCATTAATCAAGGGCTGCAAGTATACATCGATGTCATTACCCGGTTGTTTTTTTCCTGGAATCAacatgctcagaattatgttttcgcCTTGCATACACAACTGAGGGGGCAAATTATAAACCACGATCATCACCGGACAACAACTGTGGGTTGGGGAAAGATCGCGAAATGGATTAAATCCATCAGCAGCAAGCCCAAGACGCAAATTACGCGAATCTGAAGCAAACTCGAGAAACTTTCTATCTATGTGCTTCCAAGCCAAAGAATCTGCTGGATGACGCATCTTCCCATCTTTACTCTTGTTCGTCGCGTGCCATATCAACTGCTCAGCCAGCTCTGCTGATTGATACAATCTCTTCAATCTCGACACAATGGGGAAGTATCTAAGGACCTTCACCGGTATCTTCTTTTTGGGCTTGTCTATCATGTCAGCATCGTCCATGTTAGATGTGTCTTCCTTCCACCTAGAATAATGACATTTATGACATTCTTCTGCATCTTGCAAGTCTTTTCTAAACAGAAAACAATCATTCACACAAGCATGTATTTTCTCGTAAGTCAATTGATAAGATTTCAGCAGCTTCTTCACTTCATATGTTGAGCAAGGAAGGCAATGACCTGGCGGCAACAAGGAACCAATTGTCTTGAGAAGTTCGTCAAAATATTTCCTAGATAAACCATTTACTGTCTTGTgcctataaaattcaacaatgatAGATAACTTTGTGTGTGTGTTACAATTAGGATATAACGGTGTGTCCCCCTCTTCCTCCTGGTTGTCCAATCCCTCATCTTGCCTAGTTTCATGTCCCTGATCGATATGTGAATCACCTTCAACATCAGTCTGATATGAACCCCTTGTTGGTCCCTCTTGGATAACATTATTAGAAGTGACATTCGTCTCCCCGTGAAAAACCCACTCAGTGTATGTAGGATCCATACCTCGTTTCAGCAAGTGAAAATACACTCTTTTTGGAGGAAGTGGCAAAGCAAGGTTTTTACAATCAACACAAGGACAACTGAACTCGTAAGGATTTCCAAGTTTCTGACAAACAGTATCTATGAAATTCTGCAAGGCATCCTGATATGGAAGATCATCCCTACATGAAAGAACGAAGAAATAATTAAGCACGGTAATAACGTAATACAAGAGTGAAAACCAATGTAAAGAATGTAATATTCTAGTTAAAAAAAGCTTTGAAAGAATGAACAACATATTAACCTTGACCAATGAACCCAATCTTTATCCATCATTTGGAATGACTTGAATCTTCAAATCTGTTCAGTTCTTCCGGTTAAAAAAGTCTTTGAATTTCCCTGCTCAACCAACACTGGAGCCACTTCTTTGGTTGAAGATATTTACAGTCCAAAATAATGCTTCAGTTACTCCATAAGACCTTATTTATAGAAGTAGTTACTGACCAATTACGTGATGTCATTTAACTTTAACTCCTTGCACAAATTAAGAGCTTCCAGCAACTCTATGGCATCTGCATATATATTCAGTGTTCAAGATTGGGATGGTGAAGGATCTGGCAGCATAGTATGCACGTACCTGTAGAATCAAAGATTAGTATTCCCACTCCAGCAATTCTGAGATGCAAAGAATTTTCAGCATGAAGTGCAGAACAACATGGCAGAGTTAAGAACAACATGGCAGAGTACTATGCTCACTATCAACCAAACTAGCAATGTCGAGGCTCCACAGGttcataatcatttgaaaaatCAAACTACTATTCGCACTATCAACCAAACATGGCAGAGTACTATGGCAGTATATGCACAAAAGATATTTCAGTATATGGCAGCATATGCACAAAAGATACAAAAACATTACACATGGCAAAGCAATACTAACTTTCACCAATCACCTACTTATTACCTAACAAAGTCAAGTCATCTCTCTCAACTTCATAATAATATGACTGTTAAGGGTAGTACACAGTCTTAGAAGACTATAAGCACATTCCTTGATCTTGTAAAAATTGAGCCTCGTAGGCTAATTTTTCACCAAAATCTAAATAGTTAGCTGCATTACAAGTCATATACTAGTGCATATGGGAGCAATAATTCATGTACTTAAATAATGTTCAATCAACCAAAAAGATGGTACGAACAAACTTAACCAAATGAGATGAATGCCAAAAGTACACAGTAAGAATCTGGGCGAAAATGCCGCACAAACACATCAAACCAACCAGCAATGTCGAGGCTCCACATGATTCGTTAGAAGTCGGAATGAAGAGCTTGACCCTAATTTAAAAACTAGAAAGAAACACCTttcataatcatttgaaaaatCTAAATTCGGTTTTCTATGTTTTAGTTTGAATATAAGAAATTCAATTGAAACAGTTATGCAAGTCTAAGAGAACTAAACTGAGCACAATTCAGTATCATCACTTAACGTGattttaacggtgaatatgggtGGAAACTCCAAAACTCCATTTTGGACCACACACGGAGATGGCATGTGGAAACTTCATGACATAAGAACAGTATAATGATTTTGCTGAGCCATCTAACTCTAAGGCCTTGCCAACCAAAGAGGTCAGAATGAGGGAAATTCTAAAAGACTCACTACCAGCCAATAATGATTTTGCCGAGCCATCCAAACAAagtatgtgatagacacatttttgtgtctaatttgatctcaatattatatattgttggcactcgattttgtactaattttgttgttttatgtatttgtaggtattttttggaaataaatatatttggaaaattcggctcgaaaagttgattttggcacccggaggacacgtgttattcggactcccaagtttggataaggggtaacctaattactaaggggcacccccaggtcacccaagGCATCTACTATTCGCACTCCCACTCTgaataagggggaggtcatcttcaacattcaaatttgtgttttggcgggaaaaagcaTTTCacttctggcagattttcaatcaacaaaatgaaggtgttatagtgcgattcaatcgctgaaaattggtgggaagttgtgatttaacatggaaaagctAGTGTGAGTGTTCTTTTAGCCCagaattggctagccaattcacgagctcaaaacagataAAACACGTGCAGGGAGAGTTTCTTCACgagttctggaagaatttgtgtgtgttctgctcgtgtttgATGCATCGAGAAACCTTGtggagcatgtgtaatcgaattggagcgtTCTGGACCGGAGAAAACgagtgagaagctaaaacagggaagaaaatattactataatattttctttcactaccGAGTAAATGAATATTTTTGGGAGTAATTGAGAGAGATTCGATGGGCCTGTTGTCTATAAATAGGTTTCTGGGGTTTAGTAGAAGGGTTTccgagagtttgggggcttgaggagaactgaagagaaagaaatcaagatgaacagcaagcttcctgctgctgttttctgctgctgatgaagatgaagaacacgaagaacagactcgcagaaaCCGTTGTTCTTCAACAGAGACAACGACAGTGGAGaatgggtcgtaggtgtgggtcttagaaacACAGAGACAACAACACTTGTATTTTATCGTTTaatctggacgccttttgtgcgtcgcagactACAGTTTCacatcattttctcttcttctcttcattggaaacaccatttgagccataataaaatattttgagcgtgcttTCATCATGATgatctaaacccaacactgggacgatggaggaggctgagcttcatacatgggtaattttattaattctttttaagacttttgcattaaaaattaattgaaatatgatttgattaaattggttgtcatttgattagatggatcatgcttagcttagatgatttgatgtcccatgcttaacatttacaatcgatgttttgagaatctaccttggcaaaaatagagtccatgtttttatttcttgagctaaaattgttgagaataaataagtgAACCTTATGTTTTGAAGATTGGATAAATCCttagtcctagtacctctcgcccattgttaatattatttgtatatttatttttattaaatctaaaaactcttctttcacaagtcttagagttcgaatcttgtTTACTACAACCCATCAAAATCTTATATCaattggcgtcgccgacgcggatttttgcttaggtagaatttttaggtttttgttttttattattattattattccatttgttgttTTCACGTCTCTTTgtgtgtgtctttgtattacaggtttggagttagatactaaagaccttggaatcaaagcttaaagctaaaagagagggaaaaagacaaagcaagaaaaaaaaagaaaaaaagagagaaaaaaaaagaaaaaaaaaagagagaattattattattttttttttaaactttccattttttttgtaataataattattattatttttttatttcttttttttggactggacaatcgggacattttgtttaattatttttttaaaccctacggaagggttatatataaaaaaataaaaaattattaaatataaactgtttgcagggaaggacgaccattacgatatcgtctcggcccctcgggttcgcacactgacaccggagtcagtggcccgagtcgactacagcggttcttcgcccgtctggtacgggaggtaagcctTTCGAatcacccgcgaatcccctgtaagCGGGTTttctgtctgccttaaggtgaatatttgttgaggactgaaccggctgttttaatttcctagtaaagggaaagaaccggccatacaagataagggttcggatttcatcactgttcccttcttgcccgccttaggaaaacgaaaccaaacgcgaacctaattttcactagaaagagacctatagggtaacgagcttaacaggaaagtcattcgaaaaatattggttactcttgtaagcatacttcaaagttcttgatggtttctgtgagttgaatgcgtgactgcgccgccttgaaccggtgaggctttgggtatcaaagctccattgagcttccctcgcctcgattcaacttactttaactcggattgattccagaggggtttgcttaaattgtaacgaattccctttcgaaagattagaagctggtctagaaacaatctaagtggagccatcatgctttttgtttgctagaaatttttaggtttgatttggttgagtcagcattgtttgtgattgtgtataattcccttgcaattaagaatgtcgaactggtatgatagaagccaatacaatgaatatcaacctgaatttgattatggacatcatcagttttatgaccatagtgggaatagtagttgggaacttCAACCTTTTAAAGGTTATGGTTCaaaccatggtgagcccaattactatccacacacgaattggtcttacgagcaagaaaatcaggaacattgtAGTActagttactcgtttttggaaactagtcctgattatgatatttctgaacctgttccatctctagaagagacccaacaacggattgaaggacgtataaacgtttagttgcaatgaatagttcaaaagaagagtgtacacgatattctgagattaaaaacgagagtggtgaacgtataagtgttatgctcagtgaaattcaggcacgtctagaggcagaaaatgaacagttggctaatggtgc
This DNA window, taken from Papaver somniferum cultivar HN1 chromosome 3, ASM357369v1, whole genome shotgun sequence, encodes the following:
- the LOC113359135 gene encoding uncharacterized protein LOC113359135, translated to MLFLTLPCCSALHAENSLHLRIAGVGILIFDSTDAIELLEALNLCKELKLNDITDDLPYQDALQNFIDTVCQKLGNPYEFSCPCVDCKNLALPLPPKRVYFHLLKRGMDPTYTEWVFHGETNVTSNNVIQEGPTRGSYQTDVEGDSHIDQGHETRQDEGLDNQEEEGDTPLYPNCNTHTKLSIIVEFYRHKTVNGLSRKYFDELLKTIGSLLPPGHCLPCSTYEVKKLLKSYQLTYEKIHACVNDCFLFRKDLQDAEECHKCHYSRWKEDTSNMDDADMIDKPKKKIPVKVLRYFPIVSRLKRLYQSAELAEQLIWHATNKSKDGKMRHPADSLAWKHIDRKFLEFASDSRNLRLGLAADGFNPFRDLSPTHSCCPVMIVVYNLPPQLCMQGENIILSMLIPGKKQPGNDIDVYLQPLINDLIELWENDVQVYDSFTKTEFNLKSLLMWTINDLPAYGNLSGCTYKGKAASPLCGENTLSNWLSVSRKTVYLNHRRFLRHNHPLRQKKVWVNGEVEKKEKPLVMSGAAALECQSSIVNDFGKAEKNGEEIRKKKEEKKKNKKSKGQSSVATGANVGNSKCGKRKRAVVTDAASSGTPDDETELRVFNKRSIFFDLAYWKVDMSLELSHIEKSAY